A segment of the Cutaneotrichosporon cavernicola HIS019 DNA, chromosome: 6 genome:
GTAGGCTCGTCGCTTGCGGCACTTCACATACCTATACCTTCCTTCCGTCCCACCACACTCGCCCTTCgcccttccttcctcctcctccgtaCCTCACCAAAATACGCCACAAACCACTAACCTCAGCTTGCtgtcgtcttcttctccacctcgccctcgtctcccttcctcgccgccctcggccctGACCCAGAACCCACCCTAGCCCCACCAAACCCCGACCTACATCTCTCGTCCCCAGTCCCAGACCGCGGAGCCTTCTATCTCAACGGAGGAAGAATCTTTGACCCAGTCCTCGAAGGATATGCGGCCATGCAAAAGGTCTGGGTATCTGAAGTTGCCAAGGAACGCCCAGCCACGCTGCCAGCCACGCTGCCGGCCAAGCCGCTGCCCAAGTGGTATCATGACCTGCGTCTTGGCGGTGTTGGCCTGGTGCTCGACTTTGGGTGGCGTCGCACGGATGAGGGACTGGCGTGGGAGCTGGCTGAGCAGAAGTacgcggccgaggttgcGCAGTATCGCCGTGCAGCGCGGGCTGAGCGGcagggcgagaagaaggagccAAAGGAGGCGAAGGCGAAGGAGGTGAATGCCAAGGTGGAATCAGGGAGTGGAAGTGGAAGTGGGAGTAGATGGATTCGCTCGCCGTTTGTTGGTGCTTGGTAGTTGTTTCGTCGTTTCGTCATGCATGTACATCTAGTTGTGATAGTGTGTGCATTTCAGGGAGGTTTGTCTCGTTAATGACCGGGGAAGCAGCCGAATATCCAACCTAGTGTGTTGATGGAAGCTTAGAAGTGGAAGCATGGTCGGCCCGCTTTCCCGCGTTGTTTGATCCTGTCGTATCTTTGCCGGCCACGACCGCCCCGCTCAAATGGCAAAAGCGGCCCGGAAAATCCGCCGCACACTAGTCCCGCCCCAACACCACCCAAGCCACCACTCGCCAATGCACGCCATGCATCAATGCGCATGCAGACTGAGAGACACACACACCACATACAGTAATTTGTACCTCACACCTGGGCTTCTTTGATTATTTTTTTTTTTTAAAAAAAAACAAATGCTGTTGGGAAGAAAAGGTCATGCATCGCTTGCTGAGGTGCTGAGCTTGGTGATGTCAAGAGGATCAGAGGATCAGATATCAGAGTTGGATGGATGAGCGGATGCAGATCTGTTTACATGCCTTGCCCACCTGTGCACCTGTGGCCACCTTGACGACTTCTTGGGGCTCCAACTTGATCCGAGGATAAGCTGGACAATTTGACAATACAAACAAGGGGTGGGTCAATTTCGGCCAGAACGGCGTTCTCGGCGACACTCCGGCTAGATCCTAAAACATTGTACCTGGGTCCCCACCACTTGGTCACCCAATAGCCTATAGCCTTATAGCCTGTGCGCGCGAAGATCTGCAGTCCTGAATCCTTGAATGCACGGTGCTCGCGTGCTTTGCTACTCCCCTTTGGAGGCTAGGCTTGGAGGCGTAATCGTAAGCGTAAGCGCTGGCGTGAGTGTGAGGCGTAAGCGTTGATTGTGCGTGCCCGACTCACTCTTGTGACAATGTCCAGGAGATCAGGAACGGCCAATTTGCGGCAATGGCATAGAGTAGGGATAAGTGGACGTTAGGGCAGACCACATGATCTCCTCCGTTCAGGCCGTCCACTTGCCAATGGCTAACACACTGACAAAAGACACTGTTTTTCACTCAAAAGCTCTTTCATAACTACATTCATCCATCTGTCGTCCAAGTGATCAAATACTAGTGGTCAAGTGAGGCTTTGATGCGTGTTGGCCCAAAGTAAGAGGTAGGAGGTATGAGGTAAGGTGCGGCTGGCATGAATGGAGCATAGAGCGAGCAGTGACGAAGATTTGGGCCTAGACCCTGAAATTGATTCGGTCACCATGCCTCATCCATGGTCTAGGGTCAGGGTAGACTATAGTATGGGCGCATTCATGTTCCCGCTCAACTGACATTCTACTGGCCTTTCTTGGCCCCACAATCTATGACTCAAAGTCAACTTGTCCCTTgtcccctctcctctcccctaCCCCCCAGCCGCTCACTTGaccccacccccactcatcctcatcatcctcatcaccctcatcaccctcatcctccccaAGAAACATCTCTTCATCTTATACTTCTACATATTTCCCTCCACATCTCCCTACTCATCCTCCACTTGATCTACATCCTCTAGACAACCTCACATCTTAACAAAGCCGTTCAACGATCTTAACGTTGACCAGCGGCCtcatctctcctccctAGACTCTCCtacccttcctcctcagctCCAACCACCCCTCACTTCCTTCCCCTCGCAATGGCCGTCCAGCGTAACGTTCACCAGCCGCTCCTCTTCGAGTGCGCTTGGGAGGTCGCAAACAAGGTCGGCGGTATTTACACCGTCATCAAGACCAAGGTTCCAGTCACTGTCAAGGAATATGGAGACCGGTGAGTAATCCTGACCATCCTGACTGTCACCGGTGCGATGGCGTGTGCGCCCCCCGTCCAAAGTGGTTGGTACGAGGCGCACACGCACTGTCCTGCACATGACGACTCTCACCAAGCGAACAAGCACTGACATCAAGTTACTGCCTTATCGGGCCCCTTAGCTACAAGACTGCCCccatcgaggtcgagtcgATGGAGCCGTAAGTTGCCGACTCTGTGGAGCCGAGTGGAGCGATGGTGCCATGTGCTAATCTGCAGCGAGCCGGGATCGCCGATGGAAGGCACTCTCAACGCGATGCGCGACCAGGGCGTCAAGTACCTCTACGGCCGTTGGCTGATTGAGGGTGCCCCTACAGTCCTTCTCTTCGACACGGCCAGTTGCTACAACCGGTACGCTAACAAGCTCACAACGAGCAGGAGCTGACCAATAGCATGGATGAGTGGAAGGGTGACCTCTGGAACGTGGCTGGCATTCCGACGCCCCCCACCGACCACGAGACCAACGAGACGCTCGTGTTCGGCTACATGGTCGCATGGTtccttggcgaggtgagcTGCGACCCCGAATTCAGCTGAAACCAGTTCTCTGGCCGCTGCCTTGACACTGCCATTATTGCCCACTTCCACGAGTGGCAGGCTGGTCTTGCCATTCCCCTCTGTCGCAAGCGCAAGATTGACGTCACCACCATTTTCACCACCCACGccacgctcctcggccgctACCTTTGCGCCGGCAGCGTTGACTTTTACAACAACCTGCAGTACTTTGACGTCGACCACGAAGCGGGCAAGCGCGGCATCTACCACCGGTGAGCTTGAACGTGTCCGAGTAgcagctgacggcagctACTGCATTGAGCGCTCAGCGGCGCACTGCGCCGATGTGTTCACGACCGTCTCGCACATCACGGCGTACGAGAGCGAGCATCTGCTGAAGCGCAAGCCTGGTGAGTAACTCGGCCGTAACCTCCATGAAGCTAACATCAGACGGTGTCCTCCCCAACGGCCTCAACGTCGTCAAGTTCGCCGCGATGCACGAGTTCCAAAACCTCCacgtcaaggccaaggagaagatcAACGACTTTATCCGCGGCCACTTCTACGGACACTACGACTTTGACCTCGACAACACGATCTACATGTTCACCGCTGGCCGGTACGAGTTCCGCAACAAGGGTGTCGACATGTTCATCGAGtcgctcgctcgcctcAACCACCGTCTCAAGGCGATGAACTCTAAGATGACCGTCGTAGCGTTCATCATCATGCCCGCGGCAACCAACTCGTACACgatcgaggcgctcaagggTCAGGCCGTCACTGgccagctcaaggacgtTGTCAAGCAGATCACGGACAGAATCGGCAACCGTCTCTTTGAGCACGCGGCGCGGTACGACGGCACGCACGGTACCGAGGTccccaaggccgaggacctcatgtcggccgaggacctcgtGTTGCTCAAGCGCCGCGTGTATGCACTCAAGCGCAACTCGCTCCCACCTGTTGTCACCCACAACATGCAGGATGACGACAACGACCCCATCCTCAACCAGATTCGCCGCGTGCAGCTGTTCAACCGCACTTCGGACCGCGTCAAAGTCATCTTCCACCCCGAGTTCCTCAACTCGAACAACCccatcctcggcctcgactaCGAGGAGTTTGTGCGCGGCTGCCACCTCGGTGTCTTCCCGTCGTACTACGAGCCGTTCGGCTACACGCCCGCCGAGTGCACTGTCATGGGCATCCCCAGCGTCACGACCAACTTGTCTGGTTTCGGCTGTTTCATGGAGGACCTCCTCGAATCGCCCGAGGACTACGGCTGCTACATTGTCGACCGTCGCGGGCAGGGTATCGACGACTCTGTCGAGCAGCTTACGCAGACGCTCACCGAGTTTACGACCAAGTCGCGTCGCCAGCGCATCAACCAGCGTAACCGCACCGAGCGTCTTTCGGAGCTGCTCGACTGGAAGTCGCTTGGTCTCGAGTACGCCAAggcgcgccagctcgctCTCCGCCGCGCATACCCCGACTCgttcaacgacgacgagcccgagTTTACGGGTGTCCAGAGGGTCGGTGTACCTCTCTCTGCGCCCGGCTCGCCGCGCTACCGCTCTGGCATGATGACTCCTGGCGACTATGCGACCCTcaccgaggagatggagcaCCTGAACACGAGCGACTACAAGGGTGTCAAGCACCCGTGGCACTGGAACAAGGATGACAGCGATGAAGAGGACGGCTACAACTTCCCTATCGCGGGACTGAAGCCTCGCGGGCGCTCGGACTCGCTGGCAtcggccatctcgggcACGATGACGCCGGGCGGCAAGCACTTCCTGGATGACAAGGACCTGGAGCATGCCGACAAGAAGTTGGAATCGCACTCGTCTACGAACGGAAACTAAGCTTGGGCGTGGGTATGATTGAGTTGTGGTGAGAGGAGAGGACAGATGGGAGTGAGTGAAAATGGCTCCGCTGAGTGATGACGATATGATCCGTAGCGTAATAGCCCCAGACCTAGGTTATGCAATGTGGGTATGTGTGTGTGATTGTTTGTGTGTTGAGCCGAGTTTGGCTGCTAATCTTGAATCTGAATTATGGGCCGGCTGTCGCTGAACCGGATGCGGTTGATAAGAATGCTTTGCTTACGGATGACAAGTCGCCAGACTAAAGGTCAACGGAAGGTCAGCAATGACTTAGCCGCTAGTAGGAGGGTGAACCAGACATTGCCGCGTGCTGCCGCATCCTGCCCAGTGCCGAGTGCGCCGAACAGTTATTGGTCAGTGACACGGTATGCTGAGTTGTCACATCTCATCCATCAGCCATCAGCTCAGCAATCCATCTATTTGGAGCGATTACCTTTGCTAGTCAGCACCGGGTTCTCCGCCACCAACGCCCATTAAGCGGCGATTAAACCTTTTGACTGCGGTATTTCAATGACGCCATTCCGCTTTTCACTTTCTGCGAtgcccaacctccacctcggcctcgtgACCCTGTATCTTACCTCGGGTACCGGAAGCTAAGGGGAAGGCAGAGCATCCCGTCGCCGCACGCCGCTCGGCGATCGGCGTCGGCCAGATAATCATCCAAGTTAAAGAGTATATATATAAGATTCCAAGATTCTGAGATCTACttctcatcatcatcaccacCCCTCAACCATTATCGGAACCGGAGTCATCAGGTCATCAGGTCAGAGCGCTGCCATAAATAGACTTTGTATCGACATTACTTAACAGCTTGCTTGCAAGCTTCCAAGCTCTCAACAAGTTTTCCCCCACaccttctctccctccttccctaccatctcccatctcccaaTAGCCTCCCAAGTCACCGCACACaatcctcttcctccttggGCCCAGACCCCCAAAGCCGCAATGTCCTACTTTCCACACACTGCCGGCACTTCCAGTACCGCCGACACGCGCGACACATATGAAGATGAAGCGCGCGACAAATTCGCCGAAGACGACACGGACGTCATCTTCGGCGTCCCCCCAAGTCGGGCAAACTCACCTGGCTCACCCCTCTCGGCCCGCTCTGCCCCGCTTTCTCCAAGCTACTCGCGTCCAGGCGTGACACGCACAATCACTCAGGGGACGGTGGCATCCCGCATCTCACGGGTCGTCATGAACCCCGAACGAGAATGTGCCGAGGGCCGAcacgaggagaagatggagcCTCCGGCTTACATCAAGAAGTATGCGTACCACTGTGCGTGATATCGGAAAGATATCGGAAATAGTGCTGACGCCAGTCTTCTCGCCGGAGATTAAGCCGTTCCGAGCACTCGTGCTCAAGGTGCTCGTGGGGGTGATTGTGATTACTACGTTCATCATGTGGGCTGCGGCGCCATTTTACTGGGGATCGCGTGAGTGATGACCAATGGAATTCGCTGATCCCAGTGTGGAAGGCCAACCATTACACGGACAGGCTCGCGATTCGAGTAGTCGAccgcgatggcggcgagatCGGCTCGGCTGTTACCGCGTTCCTACTCTCCCAGCGAAAGAAGTTTGGACTGGGCTACTTTGTCACCTCGCCTTCGGAATTCCCAACCGACGCAGAGCTGTCCCACAACATCGTGCAGGAAGGCGCATGGGGCGCAGTGGTCATCAATGCCGGCGCAACGGCAAACCTAGCTAGCGCACGGGCAGGGGGTAACACGTCATacgacggccgcgacgcGATCCAGTTCATATACGCACAGGCGCGAAACGAACTCGCGAGCGGAAGTTACATGCTCCCAATGGTTACGGCTCACCTCAACGCTATCACCGACACCGTTGGAGTACAGAGCGTCGCCTCGTTCCTCCAATCCGCTGATGAGGCTGTACTGCGCGCGGCCCCTCCTTCgaccctctcctccccagTCGGATGGAACATCGTCAATCTCCGACCGTACAACCAGCCGGTCGCGCAGGCTATCACCCTCGTTGGACTGATTTACATGCTCATCTTCTCGTTCATCTGTACAATGGCGAATAATGGGGCGCGCGAAATCATCTCTCCTTACCTCTCAAACAAGGCGTATATCACATACCGCATCGTCGCCCCTCTGCTACTCTATCTCCCACTCTCGCTATTCTTCGCAATGGTATCACTGCCATTCAAAGTATCGTTCGACGCTCACTTTACCTACGCCGGCggcttcttcctcttctgGATGGTCATGTTCCTCGGCATGGCCAGTGTTGGTCTAGCCACAGAGTTCCTGATCACGGTCATTGGGCCTAAATTCGTCTCCTtcaccctcatcccacTCATTATTGCAAACGGTACGTCTCCCCGCTCCAACAAAGCTGATACAAGTATCCGTCGCTTCCTTGCCGCACGAACTCCAGCCCTGGATTTATCGGTATGGTGTGGCCATGCCATTCTACAACTGTAACCGGGCCATCCGGGCTATCATCTTCGACACCAAGAACGACCTGGGCCAGAACTTTGGTATCCTCCTCGCTTGGATCGTGTTCAGCATCCTCACCAACTCGGTCACGACGTACCTCTATAGGCGTAAGGCGGTGAACGAGCATATGAAGGACGATGGTGAGCAGGAGAAGGATATCGCCTTGCCCGATGGGCGCGTCGTGTAACCCGACATCATATCCGAATAGAGCCGTTACTAGACTACAGAACATGTATACCTAATGCTGTCGCTCGTTAGTCGCAACATGCGGTGTTCTGCTGGAGAGCGTGCGGTGACGTGGGATGTGCACCTGGCCCATTGTTTAGTATGGTAAGTACAGTACTTCCCATCATGTCTGAGGAACAGACCGACCAGGACCAGTTATCCCGTATCGCGGCGCAAACGTGTGTTGTGGAGCAACGTTTCTTCATGGTATAGGTGTGGCGACGGGCTCATGACAGACGCCCTAACGGTCCTTGAAGAACTGCGTCGATTCCCGAGGCAAGTCGAGTAGACGCGACCCAAGCTAACAGTGTGAGCTGTCATTTGTCATAGCGCCAATATCACGCCCCTCACTCAGAATAGGCCATTAGAAAGTTAGACTTGGATCCTAGCATACATCCACGTACAACACGTCCCAGCCCGCTAATACTCGCCCGCCTGcgcaccgccaccaccgacATGCCACAGCTTGAAAAGGAGCCAAAGGGCCACGACGGCACCGACAATCCATGCGATGGTGCGGTACTGCCGCAGGGTCGAGTTTGAGGCTATGCTGCGACCATGGTggcgcgaggtggagaggagcgagTTGGCGAACTGCGAGAAGGTGCTGTTCTGGGGTCAGTGGGGAGGCGAGGGAGGATAGGCGAGGGGCGCGGAAGAGAGAGTGCGGTGGTGGAGtgaacgaggaggaaggcgaggggagaggagagcgagACGCAAGGGTAGTGAGTgagaggacaaggacgaggagaggagacgAGTGCGCCAGCTGAGCGAACGGAGCTGAGCTGGTGAGGGACaggcgccgccgcgcgagtGGGGAGCGGATCgggaaggtgaggaagaTTCATGAACAACGATCACACTCTACGACACTCACCGTCTGGTCGAGCTGGTTGTTCTGCCGGCCCGAGTCGTCTAGGATATCAATCGTGACCTGACATCAGCAGGTGTGCGACGCCACGACCCACCGAACGCAAGTTCTTGATCTTGTTGTGCAGCGAGCTCAGCTCTTCCTCGTTCTGCTGCTCGAGTGTCTGGTCTGTTgtgctggtgtgagctaGGCCGGGGTGGAGTAAACCTTGGCATTGCGGTGgcagcgcgtcggcgcggatgGGAATGCGGCAGTCGAGCCGGAAGATCGTATGCAGAGAGCGGGAGGAGACGATAGGATAATGAGAAATAGGAGACGAACAGACGAACGGACGAAAAGACGAAGAGACGGAGAGATGGAGTGTAGTAGtgtggatgatggatgatgtGGATTCAGTTGTGTAAGTGAAACAAAGCCCCGGTGGAGGCTCAGTGGCCCTTGGTGGCAAATTGAGCCCAATAATACCGATCCCATTAACAATAACAGCAAAATCCATGCATCTACTAATACTATGAATGATCCTTGTtcaggaggaggaagatggcCACGCCGCCTAGCAGCGCGACCTTGAGTTGTGGGAAGTCGTTCTGCCGTCAGTGTGCTACCCCTCAAGACTTACCATTGCAATCGTAACGTAGCCAACGTATGGAAGGAAGCTGGAGTTAGCTTGTACTGGATTCTCGTGCCTGTCTCGTATACTTCGCGCTGCCTATGggtctccgtctcctccgtctccggCCTTCCGGATTCACTTACAGCCCACGAACCCACCCCCCATTGcgcccctccctccctaCCTCCCGCTACCTCACGCCCCAAAcactctctccctcccccgaCTCACCCTTGCACCTTGCCAAcaacgaggtcggcgtcaAGCCATTCCGGACCGCGGTACAGCgcaacgtcgtcggcgccgttGTTGTCGCCCTTGGTGAGGAGCATCTGTGATCCGTTcggtctggtgtcagctcaaGGTGCGGTCAAGGAGTTAAACGTACGAGAGATGCGACTCGATGACGCGATGCACAATCGGTGTGCCGTTGGGGTCGCCAGgcctgcggtcagctcTCGTCGACTCGGACAGCTGTTTCATTCAATTAATTGAATTGCTCGCCGCTTCCTATGCCGAGGCTGGGTCGGCTTGCAACCAGctctcccaccccaccccacctcaGCTCGCCCCGGCCCGACTCCCGCCTCACTTCGCGCGCACTCACACCTTGTACACGGTAATGTCGCCAATATCGAATGGCGTGTTAGCAGGGTTGGTCAGGAAGAGGATGTCGCCGCGGTAGAACGCCGGTTCCATGGACccgctgttgtcagctcagGTGCCGTATGAGGGACGCACGAGAGCACCACGACAATGGGTGACTCCGAGTTGGTCACGAGACACAGCGCCTTCCACATCATAAGGCCGGACGCGACGACATTGAGAAGGTTGAGCAGTTGGAAGAGTACCTGCTAtcagcgagctcgcgtaCAGGCAAGGTCGTCGCGAATCGCAACTCACTCCGTGAACTCCGAGTTTTCGGATACGGGCAATCTCTTCTCCGAACATGGCGGGTAGAAGGGGTGTGGGATGATGGTGAGCACAAGGTTAAGAGGGTGATATCAGTCAGTCACTATCAACTATTGACGACACCGTACGTGGCTTGCCTTTCCTGGCACGGAGATTCCACGTGTCCATATCCGGTCCTCCCGCTTTTCCCCATCTCTCGATCGAGTCGCGCTTCGAGTTCCAGCCCAACACAGCACAACATTGTTTCTCACATCTCCCACttctcccacctccccacccaCAAACAATGTCTCTCACCCCAAACGAAGCACCTCGTTCGGGTCAGCGTACTCCCGGCACCATCGCCACCGAGCTGTCCAAACTCGAGTTCCCACCTCCGACCAAGCTGCAGCTCCAGGGCCAAGGCGGTGACCCAAGCTCGCCCCGTGACGGCAGCGACCTCAGCGCGCAGCTGTCCAAGATGACTCtgcccgagcccgaggcACTCCGCAAGGCCAATAGTCACCGACGCTCCGAGAGCGCGAGCCAGGACCTCTCGGAACAGCTGTCGCGCATGAACCTCCCCCAACCCGAGCACATCTACGGACCTGATGACacgcgggcggcggggcgcAAGCAGGGTGTTTCGGCAGACGACTGGGCAAAGGTCAaactcgacgacgaggttcccgaggccgtcaagaGCCCCACTGAGATGCACTTCCGCCGCAACTCGCGTGCCGCCAGCATCTCTACTCGCCTTCCCCCCGCTGCTGCCGCACCCAAGGCGCCAGCGAGCCCTGCCAAGGCCACCGCCCACGGCGCTGCGAAGGAGCAGAAGATCACGCCCTTTGATGTGCAGGGTGgtgttgacgacgagggcaaggatATCGGAATGTACGTTGTGACTGGGAAATGGCTGACATTAGCGACTACGACAAGCTCGCGAAGCGGTTCGGTGCGCAGAAGATTGAGCCAGCGCTGCTGGAACGCTTCGAGAAGCTCACGGGCCACAAGCCGCATCCGCTCCTTCGTCGCGGGACGTTCTACACCCACCGCGACTTCCAACATATTCTTGATCTGTACGAGCAGAAGAAGCCGTTCTACCTTTACACCGGACGTGGGCCGTCGTCCGACTCGATGCACATGGGTCACCTCatccccttcctcttcacAGCGTGAGCTCATGCAACCCGACCACCcagctaaccccaggtGGCTCCAGAAGGTGTTCAACTGCCCCTGTGTGATCCAGGtgaccgacgacgagaagtACTTGCTCGATCGTGACGCCAAGAAGCAGCAAGCGCTCATCAAGAAGAACCCACAGGACAAGCGCTCCCCTTTCTACATCCTCGAGAAGTACCACCAGATGGGACAGGACAACATTGCCGACATTATCGCATGTGGCTTCATCCCCGAAAAGACGTTCATCTtctccaacctcgactACGTCGGCAAGGAGTTCTACCGCAACGTCGTGCTCATGGCCAAGACCATGACCGTCAACCAGAGCAAGGGTGTGTTTGGCTTTACCGACAATGACAACGTCGGCATGCTCCACTTTGCTGCGATCCAGTCGACACCCTCCTTCTGCAACTCGTTCCCTCAGATCTTTGGCTCACGGACCGACATCCCGTGCCTCATCCCCTGCGCCATTGACCAGGACCCCTACTTCCTCGTGTGCCGCGACGCTGCCGACCGCTTGAAGTACAAGAAGCCTGCGCTTCTGCACGCAAAGTTCCTTCCCGCCCTCCAGGGTGCTGGCACCAAGATGTCGGCGTCCAACCCCAACTCGAACATCACCCTCACCGACCCTCCCAGCACCATCAAAAACAAGATCCGCAAGCACGCGTTctctggtggtggtgcgaCTCAGGAGCTCCACCGCGAGCACGGAGGCAaccccgacgtcgacgttgcCTACCTCTACCTGTCGTACtttgaggacgacgacgcgaaGATGGCCGACCTGGCTGCGGTGAGTAGTTGCGGGTGACGTTGTGCCGAGACGCTCTTGAAGCTGTCAAGGGAGTGCGCACAGCCGGAATCCACTTTCCTGGATGGCATGCACGGGCCCCGTGCatctcaacctctcctTGCTCAAGCatgctgaccccagcgcTACCGTGCTGGCACGCTCTCGACGGTCGAGATGAAGGATGCGTGTATTGAAAAGCTGCAGTCTGTCGTTTCCGAGTTCCAGGAGCGCCGCAGCAAGGTCACGCCCGAGACGGTCAAGTACTTCCAGGACAACACGCGCGCGATCGACCCCACCCCGAGCCGCACTGCATAGACGTTAGACATGGTTGTAGGATGCAGCGGCTATCTTGGTATTTGATGTGGGGTCGCAGACGAGGCTTGCGGAGGTGATACGAGGGGATGAGGTATTAATGAAGCCGGGACTTTGGTTGGGCCGATTGCGTGAGGAATGTTATCTGGGCAATGACGTCCCACTCCACAAGCTTAGTTCCTCTTAACTAACCTTTGGGATATTTTGGGACACAGCTGCAGCGACATCGACATCTTCCTCTACATCTACATCTACCTCATCGCCATGTCCGCCCTTCTCGCCGCTTTGTCGCCAGTCCCTCTGCCCACTCCATCTCAGCCGGTGCTGGACGGCCGTCgccttcccctccctcccgaGATTCTGGTCTTTGCGCTCCAGTCCCTCCCCACAGCGGACCTCGCGTCCTGCCTCCGCGTAAACTCTGGCTTTGctcacctctccctccccctcctctaCCAGCACGTGCGACTAGGTGACCGCGCGTGGCCAGGATACGACGACGCCTCCATCTCTGGCCCGCTCAGCCTCTCGCGCCCGACATACTTATCCCTCGCTCAGCTCGTTCATCGCACTCGCACAGTTGACATCTACTCCCACTCAACCACGCGATGCACCGTACacacccttccccccctTCCTA
Coding sequences within it:
- the GSY1 gene encoding uncharacterized protein (Transfers the glycosyl residue from UDP-Glc to the non- reducing end of alpha-1,4-glucan) produces the protein MAVQRNVHQPLLFECAWEVANKVGGIYTVIKTKVPVTVKEYGDRYCLIGPLSYKTAPIEVESMEPEPGSPMEGTLNAMRDQGVKYLYGRWLIEGAPTVLLFDTASCYNRMDEWKGDLWNVAGIPTPPTDHETNETLVFGYMVAWFLGEFSGRCLDTAIIAHFHEWQAGLAIPLCRKRKIDVTTIFTTHATLLGRYLCAGSVDFYNNLQYFDVDHEAGKRGIYHRYCIERSAAHCADVFTTVSHITAYESEHLLKRKPDGVLPNGLNVVKFAAMHEFQNLHVKAKEKINDFIRGHFYGHYDFDLDNTIYMFTAGRYEFRNKGVDMFIESLARLNHRLKAMNSKMTVVAFIIMPAATNSYTIEALKGQAVTGQLKDVVKQITDRIGNRLFEHAARYDGTHGTEVPKAEDLMSAEDLVLLKRRVYALKRNSLPPVVTHNMQDDDNDPILNQIRRVQLFNRTSDRVKVIFHPEFLNSNNPILGLDYEEFVRGCHLGVFPSYYEPFGYTPAECTVMGIPSVTTNLSGFGCFMEDLLESPEDYGCYIVDRRGQGIDDSVEQLTQTLTEFTTKSRRQRINQRNRTERLSELLDWKSLGLEYAKARQLALRRAYPDSFNDDEPEFTGVQRVGVPLSAPGSPRYRSGMMTPGDYATLTEEMEHLNTSDYKGVKHPWHWNKDDSDEEDGYNFPIAGLKPRGRSDSLASAISGTMTPGGKHFLDDKDLEHADKKLESHSSTNGN
- a CDS encoding uncharacterized protein (Protein of unknown function (DUF3533)); amino-acid sequence: MSYFPHTAGTSSTADTRDTYEDEARDKFAEDDTDVIFGVPPSRANSPGSPLSARSAPLSPSYSRPGVTRTITQGTVASRISRVVMNPERECAEGRHEEKMEPPAYIKKYAYHFFSPEIKPFRALVLKVLVGVIVITTFIMWAAAPFYWGSLWKANHYTDRLAIRVVDRDGGEIGSAVTAFLLSQRKKFGLGYFVTSPSEFPTDAELSHNIVQEGAWGAVVINAGATANLASARAGGNTSYDGRDAIQFIYAQARNELASGSYMLPMVTAHLNAITDTVGVQSVASFLQSADEAVLRAAPPSTLSSPVGWNIVNLRPYNQPVAQAITLVGLIYMLIFSFICTMANNGAREIISPYLSNKAYITYRIVAPLLLYLPLSLFFAMVSLPFKVSFDAHFTYAGGFFLFWMVMFLGMASVGLATEFLITVIGPKFVSFTLIPLIIANVSVASLPHELQPWIYRYGVAMPFYNCNRAIRAIIFDTKNDLGQNFGILLAWIVFSILTNSVTTYLYRRKAVNEHMKDDGEQEKDIALPDGRVV
- the SEC11 gene encoding uncharacterized protein (Catalytic component of the signal peptidase complex (SPC), which catalyzes the cleavage of N-terminal signal sequences of proteins targeted to the endoplasmic reticulum. Signal peptide cleavage occurs during the translocation (cotranslationally or post-translationally) through the translocon pore into the endoplasmic reticulum), which translates into the protein MFGEEIARIRKLGVHGVLFQLLNLLNVVASGLMMWKALCLVTNSESPIVVVLSGSMEPAFYRGDILFLTNPANTPFDIGDITVYKVPGDPNGTPIVHRVIESHLSPNGSQMLLTKGDNNGADDVALYRGPEWLDADLVVGKVQGFLPYVGYVTIAMNDFPQLKVALLGGVAIFLLLNKDHSYTTDQTLEQQNEEELSSLHNKIKNLRSVTIDILDDSGRQNNQLDQTNSTFSQFANSLLSTSRHHGRSIASNSTLRQYRTIAWIVGAVVALWLLFKLWHVGGGGAQAGEY
- the WRS1 gene encoding uncharacterized protein (tRNA synthetases class I (W and Y)); translation: MSLTPNEAPRSGQRTPGTIATELSKLEFPPPTKLQLQGQGGDPSSPRDGSDLSAQLSKMTLPEPEALRKANSHRRSESASQDLSEQLSRMNLPQPEHIYGPDDTRAAGRKQGVSADDWAKVKLDDEVPEAVKSPTEMHFRRNSRAASISTRLPPAAAAPKAPASPAKATAHGAAKEQKITPFDVQGGVDDEGKDIGIDYDKLAKRFGAQKIEPALLERFEKLTGHKPHPLLRRGTFYTHRDFQHILDLYEQKKPFYLYTGRGPSSDSMHMGHLIPFLFTAWLQKVFNCPCVIQVTDDEKYLLDRDAKKQQALIKKNPQDKRSPFYILEKYHQMGQDNIADIIACGFIPEKTFIFSNLDYVGKEFYRNVVLMAKTMTVNQSKGVFGFTDNDNVGMLHFAAIQSTPSFCNSFPQIFGSRTDIPCLIPCAIDQDPYFLVCRDAADRLKYKKPALLHAKFLPALQGAGTKMSASNPNSNITLTDPPSTIKNKIRKHAFSGGGATQELHREHGGNPDVDVAYLYLSYFEDDDAKMADLAARYRAGTLSTVEMKDACIEKLQSVVSEFQERRSKVTPETVKYFQDNTRAIDPTPSRTA